In a single window of the Dehalococcoidales bacterium genome:
- a CDS encoding nitroreductase family protein gives MDLYEAIEKRRTIRGFTRGTSEEIVRKIITAGTHSISAGNNQPWEFIIVDDPQLIAQIAELKYQLNLVYSKSVAKQQQNAYKNCNVVAACYKDGGGYLWSMWACIQNMALVATAEGLGIIPSTLWEENQVVVEKLLGLPENYHLATMVLIGVQKGYPRKTTPQIQRRPEFSWLHRNRFGTPG, from the coding sequence ATGGATTTATATGAAGCAATTGAGAAAAGGAGAACAATCCGAGGTTTTACCCGGGGTACCAGTGAGGAAATAGTGCGGAAGATAATCACGGCAGGCACCCACTCGATATCCGCGGGTAATAACCAGCCCTGGGAATTCATCATTGTCGACGACCCGCAACTGATTGCGCAGATTGCCGAACTAAAATACCAACTGAACCTGGTCTATTCGAAAAGTGTGGCGAAACAACAGCAGAATGCCTACAAGAATTGCAATGTGGTGGCGGCTTGTTATAAAGATGGCGGTGGTTATCTCTGGAGCATGTGGGCTTGTATCCAGAATATGGCTTTGGTTGCTACTGCGGAAGGGCTGGGCATTATACCGTCCACATTATGGGAAGAAAACCAGGTGGTAGTTGAGAAACTTCTTGGCCTTCCTGAAAACTATCATCTGGCTACGATGGTGCTAATCGGGGTGCAGAAGGGTTATCCCAGGAAAACGACACCGCAGATACAGCGGCGCCCTGAGTTCAGTTGGCTGCACCGGAACAGGTTCGGTACGCCCGGATAA